From a single Rhodococcus qingshengii JCM 15477 genomic region:
- a CDS encoding DUF6292 family protein: MTEQMLVDATVGLGFERYVQRVAVGVGAGIEQWCCRREHPLEAYIALDRTVPRFPGREVALLWEETCGWALAVETRSGEDLIVLGYLGEHAVPTPDAVADFAATLGTRSPHWVMNRPLADSDETARELRSYSGSAYA; this comes from the coding sequence ATGACAGAACAAATGCTGGTCGACGCAACCGTCGGACTCGGGTTCGAGCGGTACGTACAACGGGTGGCGGTCGGTGTGGGGGCCGGCATCGAGCAGTGGTGTTGCAGGCGCGAGCACCCTCTGGAGGCTTACATCGCATTGGACCGAACTGTGCCGCGTTTCCCCGGGCGCGAGGTGGCTTTGCTGTGGGAGGAGACGTGCGGTTGGGCCCTGGCCGTGGAGACCAGATCAGGGGAGGACCTCATCGTTCTCGGATATCTGGGCGAACACGCAGTGCCGACCCCGGACGCCGTCGCCGATTTTGCCGCGACACTGGGCACGCGCAGCCCACACTGGGTGATGAACAGACCATTGGCGGATTCGGACGAGACCGCGCGAGAACTGCGGAGCTACTCCGGAAGTGCTTACGCCTGA
- a CDS encoding type IV toxin-antitoxin system AbiEi family antitoxin domain-containing protein, with product MASDYESLELLALRQCGFVTALQASELGFGLALMEEMTESGTWTCECRGLFRLERVRHTALDEFAKWCTWFAGSATVSHYSAADLHGLGHLQPRFIHLSVAHPLAAPTRQVALHRLPLADDECEQIGPIRITTPLRTVHDLASGGISQVLLNEVVADAVAIGRLDAHELYLSCENASVDVAVRVELALAASL from the coding sequence ATGGCTTCGGACTACGAATCACTCGAGCTGCTGGCGCTGCGACAGTGCGGATTTGTCACGGCTCTCCAGGCATCCGAACTGGGTTTCGGTCTGGCGTTGATGGAAGAAATGACGGAATCCGGAACATGGACATGTGAGTGCCGCGGGCTTTTTCGCCTCGAACGCGTCAGACATACCGCCTTGGACGAGTTCGCGAAGTGGTGCACGTGGTTCGCCGGTAGCGCCACCGTCTCGCACTACAGTGCCGCAGATCTGCATGGCCTCGGGCACCTGCAACCTCGCTTCATCCACCTCTCCGTTGCGCACCCTCTCGCGGCGCCGACCCGCCAGGTAGCACTGCACCGACTGCCGCTCGCGGACGACGAGTGTGAACAGATCGGGCCCATCCGCATCACCACGCCTTTGCGCACCGTGCACGACCTCGCTTCCGGTGGAATCTCTCAAGTTCTGCTCAACGAAGTAGTCGCCGATGCGGTCGCGATAGGCCGACTGGACGCGCACGAGTTGTATCTCTCGTGTGAGAACGCGAGCGTCGACGTTGCTGTTCGGGTCGAGTTGGCTCTGGCCGCAAGCCTGTAG
- a CDS encoding alpha/beta fold hydrolase gives MSSRSRTTELRVLAGAVGVGALVAAVAGIRHRRSTRGLTLSSDVEPNALLKTPTLKADISELTTDDGAIINVRAYGPVDGDPIVLSHGWTCSTEFWYPQVNALAGEYRVITYDQRGHGRSTVGNLPLGPDVLADDLSAVLAATVREDKKAVIVGHSMGGMSIIAWAGRHPDEVKKYASAVMLASTASERLIAETTVIPLPNRFPRVPVPVGRAILSSPVPFVSSGAMTKAIQYVSMSPNATKAEIQFCENIVRECKPRIRGGWGAALSTLDIHEGLDNLEVPTTVLVGSLDRLTPPVHARKLAQVLDDAGNLERLIVLPGVGHMSSIENIDEFDKEIVRLRNL, from the coding sequence ATGTCCAGTCGTTCGCGCACCACAGAGCTTCGAGTACTGGCAGGCGCCGTCGGAGTGGGAGCACTCGTCGCGGCCGTCGCTGGGATCCGTCATCGGCGATCCACGCGAGGGTTGACTCTGTCGAGCGACGTCGAGCCCAATGCACTCCTGAAGACTCCGACGCTCAAAGCTGACATCAGCGAACTGACCACCGACGACGGTGCGATCATCAATGTCCGGGCTTACGGTCCCGTCGACGGCGATCCGATCGTTCTCAGTCACGGCTGGACGTGCTCCACCGAATTCTGGTACCCGCAGGTCAATGCGCTTGCCGGCGAATATCGCGTCATCACCTACGATCAGCGCGGTCACGGCCGCAGCACCGTCGGCAATCTTCCGCTCGGCCCGGACGTCCTTGCCGACGATCTCTCTGCAGTGCTGGCGGCCACGGTTCGCGAGGACAAGAAGGCCGTCATCGTCGGTCACAGCATGGGCGGGATGAGTATCATCGCCTGGGCGGGTCGTCACCCCGACGAGGTCAAGAAGTACGCGTCGGCGGTCATGCTCGCGAGCACCGCGAGCGAAAGGTTGATCGCCGAGACCACGGTCATCCCACTGCCTAATCGTTTCCCTCGCGTGCCGGTCCCCGTGGGCCGCGCCATCCTCAGTTCGCCCGTTCCGTTCGTCTCCTCGGGCGCCATGACGAAGGCGATCCAGTACGTCTCGATGTCACCGAACGCGACCAAGGCCGAGATTCAGTTCTGCGAGAACATCGTTCGTGAGTGCAAGCCCCGCATCCGTGGAGGTTGGGGAGCAGCGCTGAGCACCCTCGACATTCACGAGGGACTCGACAATCTCGAAGTGCCGACCACCGTGCTCGTCGGTTCGCTCGATCGGCTCACTCCGCCGGTCCATGCGCGCAAGCTTGCGCAGGTCCTCGACGACGCCGGCAACCTCGAACGGTTGATCGTGTTGCCGGGCGTCGGTCACATGTCGTCGATCGAGAACATCGACGAGTTCGACAAGGAAATCGTGCGACTGCGCAATCTCTAG
- a CDS encoding heparin-binding hemagglutinin, producing the protein MTDKNAIDSVKTSLYAAVGAGDLVVQAVADVVAQVRERAENTQGDVNGRVDGAREKLASVQGDVAESVDALRERLAGLPSELPEELAELREKFSPEELRKVAEAYLKVAGDLYNSLAERGEDAVERIRKQPAVEEGIAAAESALGDAVELTEDALGTVARQTRAVGEQAAKLAGRAAGRISDTAEEVGEKISDAGEKIADAGDEAALKVLDLGDQADEASKEAAARVTAAASDVQERATTAAKKAAPAKAAPAKAAPAKATAPAPAKKAAPAKKA; encoded by the coding sequence ATGACTGACAAGAACGCCATCGACAGCGTCAAGACCTCGCTCTACGCCGCCGTCGGCGCAGGCGACCTGGTTGTCCAGGCCGTGGCCGATGTAGTTGCTCAGGTTCGTGAGCGCGCCGAGAACACCCAGGGCGATGTCAACGGCCGTGTCGACGGTGCTCGCGAGAAGCTCGCTTCCGTCCAGGGTGACGTTGCCGAGAGCGTCGATGCGCTGCGCGAGCGTCTCGCCGGCCTGCCGTCCGAGCTGCCCGAAGAGCTTGCCGAGCTGCGCGAGAAGTTCTCACCCGAGGAACTCCGCAAGGTCGCCGAGGCATACCTCAAGGTTGCCGGAGATCTGTACAACTCCCTCGCAGAACGTGGCGAAGACGCAGTCGAGCGCATCCGCAAGCAGCCCGCAGTCGAAGAAGGCATCGCTGCTGCAGAGTCGGCACTCGGCGACGCCGTCGAGCTGACCGAAGACGCACTCGGAACCGTTGCTCGTCAGACGCGCGCCGTGGGCGAGCAGGCTGCCAAGCTGGCCGGCCGCGCTGCCGGACGCATCTCCGACACCGCAGAAGAGGTCGGCGAGAAGATCTCTGACGCCGGTGAGAAGATCGCCGACGCAGGCGACGAGGCTGCACTGAAGGTCCTCGACCTCGGTGACCAGGCTGACGAGGCTTCCAAGGAAGCTGCCGCTCGCGTGACCGCTGCTGCTTCCGACGTCCAGGAGCGCGCGACCACCGCCGCGAAGAAGGCCGCTCCGGCCAAGGCTGCACCCGCCAAGGCTGCTCCGGCCAAGGCCACCGCACCGGCTCCGGCCAAGAAGGCTGCTCCGGCCAAGAAGGCCTGA
- a CDS encoding LmeA family phospholipid-binding protein gives MTVAANNPRPRNRVLIILLVVIAVLVAALVGGELYVRNQVKTCMADQFQSELGSQVDVGLSWKPVLLQAVDKKVPYISIDSDDSSFGPATGMQVHAKVNDINLQPSAGNSGTVGSSSADVTWSTAGILATLQEQTFGGLVSGVTADSSAGTLAFDVGPVGLAKLTVKPTVTNGVVDVQTVGAEILGLGLPTDLVDGIVQTLTDSLQTYPLDMKPTKLTVTDDAIQISLEGGAYAMPVADANNQNTSAVPDSCGLLT, from the coding sequence ATGACTGTCGCAGCGAACAATCCTCGTCCGCGCAACCGAGTGCTCATCATCCTTCTCGTGGTGATCGCCGTACTCGTCGCGGCGCTCGTCGGTGGAGAACTGTACGTACGCAACCAGGTGAAGACCTGCATGGCCGATCAGTTCCAGAGCGAACTGGGATCCCAGGTCGACGTCGGGTTGAGCTGGAAGCCCGTACTCCTGCAGGCAGTCGACAAGAAGGTGCCGTACATCAGCATCGACAGTGACGACTCTTCGTTCGGCCCCGCAACGGGAATGCAGGTTCACGCGAAGGTGAACGACATCAACTTGCAGCCCTCGGCGGGCAACAGCGGCACCGTCGGCAGCTCCAGCGCCGACGTCACCTGGTCTACCGCAGGCATTCTCGCCACCTTGCAGGAACAGACCTTCGGCGGGCTCGTCTCCGGCGTCACCGCCGACTCGAGCGCCGGAACACTCGCGTTCGACGTCGGTCCGGTCGGGCTCGCGAAGCTCACGGTCAAGCCCACCGTCACCAACGGTGTGGTCGACGTCCAGACCGTCGGCGCCGAGATTCTCGGATTGGGTCTGCCGACCGATCTGGTCGACGGCATCGTCCAGACACTCACCGACAGCCTGCAGACCTACCCGCTGGACATGAAGCCCACGAAGCTGACCGTCACCGACGACGCTATCCAGATCTCGTTGGAGGGCGGCGCTTACGCCATGCCCGTCGCCGACGCGAACAACCAGAACACCTCGGCGGTTCCGGACAGCTGCGGCCTGCTGACCTAG
- the deoC gene encoding deoxyribose-phosphate aldolase, translated as MSEAALTRSQVAAMVDHTLLKPEATAADVTALIDEARSLGVLAVCVSPSMLPIRAEGLVTAAVVGFPSGKHHSLVKGAEARLAVDQGAAEIDMVIDVGAAVAGDYSAVLADILTVREAMGESAILKVILETAALSDEAIVECCRAAVRAGANFVKTSTGFHPAGGATVEAVALMAQTVGPGVGVKASGGIRTTQAALDMIAAGATRLGLSGSRAVLDGLAD; from the coding sequence ATGTCTGAAGCTGCACTCACTCGTTCCCAGGTTGCCGCGATGGTGGACCACACTCTCCTCAAACCCGAAGCCACCGCGGCCGATGTGACCGCCCTGATCGACGAAGCACGCAGCCTCGGTGTGCTGGCTGTCTGTGTCTCGCCGTCGATGTTGCCGATTCGCGCCGAGGGACTTGTGACGGCGGCCGTCGTCGGATTCCCGTCGGGGAAGCATCATTCGCTGGTCAAGGGTGCTGAAGCGCGACTGGCCGTCGATCAAGGCGCAGCCGAGATCGACATGGTCATCGACGTAGGAGCGGCGGTCGCCGGCGACTACAGCGCGGTGTTGGCCGATATCCTCACCGTCCGCGAGGCGATGGGGGAGAGTGCGATCCTCAAAGTGATCCTCGAAACCGCAGCGCTGTCCGACGAGGCCATCGTCGAATGTTGCCGCGCAGCTGTGCGTGCCGGGGCGAACTTCGTCAAGACCTCCACCGGCTTCCACCCCGCGGGTGGAGCGACGGTCGAGGCCGTCGCACTGATGGCGCAGACGGTTGGCCCGGGCGTGGGAGTCAAGGCCAGTGGCGGAATACGTACGACGCAGGCAGCGCTCGACATGATCGCGGCCGGCGCCACCCGCCTCGGACTATCCGGAAGTCGAGCAGTATTGGACGGTCTGGCCGACTAG
- a CDS encoding TetR/AcrR family transcriptional regulator, which yields MAKNAVQDNEQVDGPVVADAKPEKSDGRKRRWREHKIARREELVDGTIAAIRARGREIGMDEIASEIGVSKTVLYRYFADKSDLTTATMMRYVETILSPRIYEAISGDLDDFELTQASITAYVETVASDPDIYLYVMANGAGANRDVVADSERMIAELLSTVLGNRLREMEMDSGGSLPWAFGIVGGIQLATHWWISNKSMSAESLIDYLTMMTWGGITGIAAVNGSPAKFKSVPHPLVKPAED from the coding sequence GTGGCCAAGAATGCCGTGCAGGACAACGAGCAGGTAGACGGCCCAGTCGTTGCTGATGCGAAGCCCGAGAAATCCGACGGTCGGAAGCGTCGTTGGCGTGAGCACAAGATCGCTCGCCGCGAGGAACTCGTCGACGGCACCATCGCCGCCATCCGCGCGCGCGGCCGTGAGATCGGCATGGACGAGATCGCGTCCGAGATCGGTGTCTCCAAGACCGTGCTCTACCGATACTTCGCCGACAAGAGCGACCTCACGACCGCCACGATGATGCGGTACGTCGAGACCATCCTGTCGCCGCGTATCTACGAAGCGATCAGTGGCGATCTCGACGATTTCGAACTCACCCAGGCGAGCATCACCGCATACGTCGAGACGGTGGCATCCGACCCCGACATCTACCTCTACGTCATGGCCAACGGCGCCGGCGCCAACCGCGACGTCGTTGCCGATTCCGAGCGCATGATCGCCGAATTGCTCTCCACGGTGTTGGGCAATCGTCTTCGCGAGATGGAGATGGATTCCGGCGGTTCGCTGCCGTGGGCGTTCGGGATCGTCGGCGGAATTCAGCTCGCGACGCACTGGTGGATCTCCAACAAGTCGATGTCCGCGGAATCGCTGATCGACTACCTCACGATGATGACGTGGGGCGGCATCACCGGCATAGCGGCGGTCAACGGATCACCGGCCAAGTTCAAGTCGGTTCCGCATCCCCTCGTCAAGCCTGCCGAGGACTGA
- a CDS encoding DUF2516 family protein encodes MTQVDGLVGLIFLALKVLALVGAVYAIVHAVRQRPDAFTAVNKLTKPIWLGILIVAALILLATSPVGLLGIIAVVAVCVYLVDVRPRVDDIQHGGSRW; translated from the coding sequence GTGACTCAAGTCGATGGGCTAGTCGGTCTGATCTTTCTCGCACTCAAAGTGCTCGCGTTGGTGGGTGCTGTCTACGCGATCGTTCATGCCGTCAGGCAGCGTCCTGACGCTTTCACCGCGGTCAACAAATTGACCAAGCCGATCTGGCTGGGAATTCTGATCGTCGCGGCGTTGATCCTCTTGGCGACGTCCCCTGTCGGGCTCCTGGGCATCATCGCGGTCGTTGCAGTGTGCGTGTATCTCGTCGACGTTCGCCCGCGGGTGGACGACATTCAGCACGGCGGTTCTCGCTGGTAG
- the purU gene encoding formyltetrahydrofolate deformylase — MTAAPSIDDRRYVLSLGCPDTTGIVARISTFLTDVGGWIVEAAYHADADTGWFFTRQAVRASSVSMSIDELRERFKAVAAEIGPETEWTLHDSGAPKKIVLLVSKEGHCLHDLLGRAAGGELPAEISAVIGNHEDLRSVTERHGIDFHHVPFAKDPAERGPSFEKVRALVDAHNPDAVVLARFMQVLPESLCEHWAGRAINIHHSFLPSFIGARPYHQAFARGVKLIGATCHYVTAELDAGPIIEQDVIRVDHADDVADMVRQGRDIEKLVLSRGLRWHLEDRVLVHGRKTVVFS; from the coding sequence ATGACCGCTGCACCATCGATCGATGATCGTCGCTATGTTCTGTCCCTCGGCTGCCCCGACACCACGGGCATCGTCGCACGCATCTCGACCTTTCTCACCGACGTCGGTGGATGGATCGTGGAGGCCGCATACCACGCCGATGCCGACACCGGATGGTTCTTCACGCGTCAGGCGGTCCGTGCATCGTCGGTGAGCATGAGCATCGACGAGCTTCGTGAACGGTTCAAAGCTGTTGCGGCCGAGATCGGTCCGGAAACCGAGTGGACTCTTCACGACTCCGGCGCACCCAAGAAGATCGTGTTGCTCGTGAGCAAGGAAGGTCACTGCTTGCATGACCTCCTTGGCCGCGCCGCGGGCGGGGAACTCCCCGCAGAAATCAGCGCCGTCATCGGAAACCACGAAGATCTGCGCAGTGTCACCGAGCGCCACGGGATCGACTTCCACCATGTTCCGTTCGCCAAGGACCCGGCAGAACGGGGACCGTCCTTCGAGAAGGTCCGCGCCCTGGTCGACGCTCACAATCCCGACGCCGTGGTGCTTGCCCGATTCATGCAGGTGCTGCCCGAATCACTGTGCGAGCACTGGGCCGGGCGCGCGATCAACATCCACCACAGCTTCTTGCCGTCGTTCATCGGTGCCCGCCCCTATCACCAGGCGTTCGCCCGCGGCGTGAAGTTGATCGGCGCCACCTGCCACTACGTGACCGCCGAACTCGATGCCGGTCCGATCATCGAGCAGGACGTGATCCGTGTGGACCACGCCGACGATGTCGCCGACATGGTCCGTCAGGGTCGAGACATCGAAAAGCTCGTACTCTCCCGCGGACTGCGCTGGCACCTCGAGGATCGTGTGCTGGTCCACGGGCGCAAGACGGTCGTCTTCAGCTAG
- a CDS encoding polyphosphate kinase 2 family protein encodes MAQDSLWETPAAKTLRAEPGFELDQLDRNSTPGFTGNKADGERLLEERGAVLSDLQELLYANGRSGDSRSVLLVLQGMDTAGKGGMVRHVIGHVDPSGVQHAAFGVPTEEEKQHHYLWRIKKELPRGGYLGVFDRSHYEDVLVVRVHDLVPEDVWSKRYDEINQFEKELVDAGTTIVKVAMFVSLDEQKKRLEERLDRPDKYWKYNPGDVTERGLWPAYQQAYQAMLDKTSTEHAPWYVVPCDRKWYSRIAVTELLIDALEKLDLDWPLADFDIEAEKARLAQS; translated from the coding sequence ATGGCACAAGACTCGCTGTGGGAAACACCGGCCGCCAAGACCCTGCGGGCGGAGCCCGGGTTCGAACTCGATCAACTCGATCGCAACAGCACTCCGGGATTCACCGGAAACAAAGCTGACGGCGAACGTCTGCTCGAGGAGCGCGGCGCGGTTCTGTCCGACCTGCAGGAGTTGCTGTACGCCAACGGCCGGTCAGGGGACAGTCGTTCAGTCCTGCTGGTTCTGCAAGGAATGGACACCGCAGGCAAGGGCGGCATGGTCCGACACGTGATCGGTCACGTGGATCCTTCGGGAGTTCAGCACGCGGCCTTCGGCGTCCCGACCGAAGAGGAAAAGCAACATCACTACCTTTGGCGGATCAAGAAGGAACTCCCCCGCGGCGGCTATCTCGGTGTGTTCGATCGCTCCCACTACGAGGACGTCCTGGTAGTGCGCGTCCACGATCTTGTCCCGGAGGATGTCTGGAGCAAGCGCTACGACGAGATCAACCAGTTCGAAAAGGAACTCGTCGACGCCGGAACCACTATCGTGAAAGTCGCGATGTTCGTCTCGCTCGACGAGCAGAAGAAGCGACTCGAAGAACGTCTCGACCGCCCGGACAAGTATTGGAAGTACAACCCCGGCGACGTGACCGAACGCGGTTTGTGGCCTGCATATCAACAGGCGTATCAGGCAATGCTCGACAAGACGTCGACCGAGCACGCGCCGTGGTACGTCGTGCCGTGTGATCGGAAGTGGTACAGCCGCATTGCGGTCACGGAGCTACTGATCGACGCTCTGGAAAAGCTCGATCTCGACTGGCCCCTTGCCGACTTCGACATCGAGGCGGAGAAGGCACGACTCGCACAGTCTTGA
- a CDS encoding DUF445 domain-containing protein codes for MARVQQLSLSAFDDAAKRRDLRKMKVFATGLLGFATVVYIFCRWQESRGAGEWVGYVRAASEAGMVGALADWFAVTALFRHPMGLPIPHTAIIKRKKDQLGASLSSFVGQNFLAPEVVSAKVQQAQIPLRLGTWMAEPANAARVAAETSTVLRGMVEVLRDEDIAQIIDNTIVKRLAEPMWGPPIGRVLGELLKDNKQLPIIELLAERAHQWALGSQETIDRVIVRDSPAWSPKFVDAMLGEKIYKELVEFTWKVRSNPEHEVRLAANRFLIDFADDLQNDPETIKKAEGIKAEIMGREEVTGLASSTWQVAKRLIMESVDDPNSTLRTKVAENVAGFGVRLRDDESMREKVDGWLVQGTKYIAENYTDEITGVISDTVERWDADEASQKIELQVGRDLQFIRINGTVVGSIAGLLIYTISTLIFG; via the coding sequence ATGGCGAGGGTGCAGCAACTGAGCCTCTCCGCCTTCGACGACGCCGCCAAGCGTCGGGACCTTCGCAAGATGAAGGTCTTCGCTACTGGCCTTCTGGGCTTCGCGACGGTGGTCTACATCTTCTGCCGGTGGCAGGAATCCCGCGGCGCCGGAGAGTGGGTCGGGTACGTCCGGGCCGCGTCCGAGGCGGGCATGGTCGGCGCGCTTGCCGACTGGTTTGCCGTCACCGCGCTCTTCCGTCATCCGATGGGCCTTCCCATCCCGCACACTGCCATCATCAAGCGTAAGAAAGACCAGCTCGGAGCCAGCCTGAGCTCATTCGTCGGTCAAAACTTCCTGGCTCCCGAGGTTGTGTCGGCCAAGGTGCAGCAGGCGCAGATTCCGCTGCGGCTCGGAACGTGGATGGCCGAACCTGCCAACGCCGCTCGCGTCGCCGCCGAGACGTCGACGGTCTTGCGCGGCATGGTCGAGGTTCTTCGCGACGAGGACATCGCCCAGATCATCGACAACACGATCGTGAAGCGTCTGGCCGAGCCCATGTGGGGACCGCCGATCGGCCGAGTGCTCGGTGAACTTCTCAAGGACAACAAGCAACTGCCGATCATCGAATTGCTTGCCGAGCGGGCACATCAGTGGGCTCTCGGCAGCCAGGAGACGATCGATCGTGTGATCGTTCGCGATTCGCCCGCGTGGTCGCCGAAGTTCGTCGACGCCATGCTGGGGGAGAAGATCTACAAGGAACTAGTCGAGTTCACCTGGAAGGTCCGTTCCAACCCCGAACACGAGGTACGCCTCGCCGCCAACCGCTTCCTGATCGACTTCGCCGATGATCTGCAGAACGACCCGGAGACCATCAAGAAGGCCGAGGGGATCAAGGCCGAGATCATGGGTCGCGAGGAAGTGACGGGTCTGGCGTCGTCGACATGGCAGGTTGCCAAGCGGCTCATCATGGAGTCCGTCGACGATCCGAACAGCACCCTGCGGACCAAGGTCGCCGAGAACGTCGCCGGCTTCGGAGTCAGGCTGCGTGACGACGAGTCCATGCGTGAGAAGGTCGACGGCTGGCTGGTGCAGGGCACCAAGTACATCGCGGAGAACTACACCGACGAGATCACTGGAGTCATCAGTGACACCGTCGAGCGGTGGGACGCCGACGAAGCGAGCCAGAAGATCGAGTTGCAGGTCGGTCGAGATCTTCAGTTCATCCGTATCAACGGCACCGTTGTGGGCTCGATCGCCGGACTGCTGATCTACACGATTTCGACGCTCATCTTCGGCTGA
- a CDS encoding helix-turn-helix domain-containing protein, producing the protein MPAKSTNSDDGDRESSGAAAGASDLAARVVSSAAHDIGGFIRAQREAAQVSMRQLAQLAGVSNPYLSQIERGLRKPSADVLAQIAKGLRVSSEVLYVQAGYLEQRPHSPIRDAVLAETAINERQKQVLLEIYDSFCRENESSRPAAAPDFAESAAIPDTETSLGEQDD; encoded by the coding sequence ATGCCAGCGAAGTCGACGAACTCCGATGACGGAGATCGTGAATCATCCGGTGCCGCAGCCGGAGCAAGCGACTTGGCAGCTCGCGTCGTCAGCTCTGCGGCACACGACATCGGGGGGTTCATTCGTGCACAGCGGGAAGCCGCCCAAGTTTCGATGCGCCAACTCGCTCAACTCGCCGGCGTCAGCAATCCGTATCTGAGTCAGATCGAACGCGGATTGCGCAAACCGTCGGCGGACGTACTGGCGCAAATCGCCAAGGGCCTTCGAGTCTCATCAGAAGTGCTGTACGTCCAAGCGGGATATCTCGAGCAACGCCCGCACAGTCCCATCAGGGACGCGGTGTTGGCCGAGACGGCCATCAACGAACGGCAGAAGCAAGTACTGCTCGAAATCTACGACTCGTTCTGTCGCGAGAACGAGTCGTCAAGACCAGCCGCAGCGCCCGATTTCGCTGAATCGGCCGCAATTCCAGACACCGAGACTTCACTAGGAGAACAAGATGACTGA
- a CDS encoding DUF2231 domain-containing protein: protein MDIGTLYRGIESARGLDGPSTGLRRRILEITERSDRSRTVAALLRGAAVGHPIHPALVTIPAGAWTASLVFDVLGDPQTARRLIGLGLVSTPPALLTGWLDWSERGDVARRVGLVHAASNAVGIWSFAASYRLRGKDSLALARVLSVLGLTAVGVGGALGGHIVFKLIDDPAVEAAATPVLDPILDVVN from the coding sequence ATGGACATCGGAACTCTTTATCGCGGAATCGAATCCGCTCGCGGACTGGACGGTCCGTCCACTGGCCTCAGGCGCAGAATCCTCGAGATCACGGAGCGATCCGACCGATCGCGCACTGTCGCCGCACTTCTGCGCGGCGCCGCCGTCGGGCATCCCATCCATCCTGCCCTCGTGACCATTCCCGCGGGCGCGTGGACGGCTTCGTTGGTCTTCGATGTTCTAGGCGATCCGCAGACTGCACGACGGCTGATCGGGCTCGGATTGGTTTCGACTCCGCCGGCTTTGCTGACGGGATGGCTGGACTGGTCCGAACGTGGCGACGTCGCACGCCGAGTGGGGCTGGTGCACGCGGCGTCGAATGCAGTGGGGATCTGGTCTTTTGCGGCGTCGTACAGGCTACGCGGAAAGGACTCACTCGCGCTGGCGCGAGTGCTGTCGGTGCTGGGGCTCACCGCGGTCGGTGTCGGTGGCGCGCTCGGTGGTCACATCGTTTTCAAGCTCATCGACGATCCGGCCGTGGAGGCTGCAGCGACTCCGGTTCTCGATCCCATCCTGGATGTAGTCAACTGA